From the genome of Penicillium oxalicum strain HP7-1 chromosome VII, whole genome shotgun sequence:
GCGCGGTAGAGCTCCGACGAGGTAGTGAAGGCATTGATCAAGACGACGGTCGGTTTGGCGGGGTTGTATTCTCGTGGCATCTGATATGCCGCGTCGATACCCCCCAGATGGGGCACGTGAATGGTCCTGATCCCGGTCTTGGTCATTTTCCAAGGCGACAATTTTTCTGTGATTTGGATTCTGCGGCTTCAAGGCTCCGTGGGTTAGTTTTGTTCACCAGAGATCTCGGCTGCAACACCAGCTCGCGGGGTGTTTCACGAGATCAAGTGGGGTCGCTTGGGGCCCTCGGGCCAAACCCAGCTTGTCGGCCATGCACCGGTGAGGGGCGATTGCTCCTGAAGATATGCTTAAGATGCCGGTCAGCTCCTCATCTCTGGTATCCTCAGTGACATGGTAATGTTATCTGAGCGGCGTGTCGCTCTGTAGGTCAAAGATCGCACATGACCATGCACACCAGCGTCAATATCTGGGGCAAATTGTCGCAGAACATCAATGCGGGCCCAGTTTCGGGTGCCGTAAAAGATTGACTACCAAGAAAGATGACCATTGTTCTGACAAGCTTCCCAAATTGTGCCTCGGCTATTCAATTGGTGATGGGCGACATGGATTGGCTGGCTGCCGGTTCTCAGCGCAATCTCGTTCAAGCAAGTAGGCTTCCCGCCTAGAGACCGTGGCTGAGCCGTCGCCCCTCCGCCTAGACAATGGGAGCTAAAAGCAAGTACAGCTTTGACCCGATAGCTACCTAACCCATTGTGGTATTCACCACTGAGTTGACTCCACAACGCtgcgaggagatggaggcTTTATCGGCACAAAAATGACGGAATCATATGAGTGAGCCGAACGAGAGGAAGGGGACAGTTGATCAACAAGTTGGTGGACTGGATCGCCACGTGAATTGTTgcgggaagaagagaggaacCGAGGGAGGTCCTGGCTCCACTCAAGTCTTCCCCGCCCTTCGTCATTCCGTCCAGATTCCGAAGGGATTCCGAAGGGCCGCGGGACGTTCCATGCATCACCAAAAAGACGCCGGGAATGTCATAGATGGTAGTGCATTGGGCTCGAGTCAACCACATATTATCATGACATGCTGCTCTGCGAGAACGCTAGTAATACCTCGATAAGTCTGTTAATAACAAATCACGTACGATATCTACAGAGCGGTATTGTCAATCTCAACCCCGCGGATCACTCGCGGAAAAGCGAATGACTGGGTAGACTGATGTTGTCACATCTCGTGAAGCCTCACGGAACGAGCTCTCGGAACATTCCGAGACATCGCAACGAATCTCTGATCTGGATTTGAGGACATGACCCTCCGATTGGACTTGGTTCTGTGGAACTTTGGCATCACACAAACAGCTAACGGGGACGCATGGAGGATGATAGGGATATGCAAATCGCGGAGCGGCCAGCGGGAGAGCGAGACATACTCTGCAAGGGCAAATGTAGTTGACTTCGGCTGAGAGTGCAAGCCGAAGATACCGCATTTAAGCTCCATTTATTCTAGTTAAATCAGGGCCTCAGAGCCCACCCGTGAGCCTCTGTCGTCGACACAAACCTTTCAGGAGCATAAAGACGACGCAACTGCCAGGTTCCGCTCGAAAGACTTGGAAGTGTCTCTCCTCAGATACCAGCGTCGTTCTTATTATCCTCATTTGTGGGCGTCGCTAGTCCCATTTTCTCAGTGACCATGATTCATCCCCTCGCCATTCTCTCGGAGACCGAGACAAATCTCGCCCGCGATGTCGTTCGAGAGGCTCATCCTGATACAGTCATCGATTTTCGTGAGATTTTTCTCCAGGAGCCCCCCAAGGCGCAATTGATGGAGTTTCTCATGGTTGAACACGCCGGACGGTTGAGTCCAACAACTCCCCGGCCCCCTCGATGGGCCCTTTGTCAGTACGATGTCATAGGGAGCGATCGGATCCCACAGTTTCACGAGTCCATCGTCGACGTAGTGAACTCGAAGCGTGTGAAGCATACCGTTGTGGGTAAACAGCACCATGCCAGTCTAACCTTGTATGTGATTCATCCTCTCACCAACACGGAAAAAACTTCACTGCAAGTGACTGCCCCAGCGATGGATAACTGACGGCTCGAATGAACCGCCACAGAAGCGAGTTCGACGTCTTGGTGGATCGCTGTATGAGCTCAGAATTGTTTCAAGCCGCCCTGGCGGAATTTCGCTTGCCCGACGGCTTCGAGGTAGTGATTGAGCCCTGGCCTTACGGTGGTCTCGATGATACCGACGAGAACCGGCGCTACTTTCAAGGTCTCTGTTTTGCCAGAGACACTCGATCGGGGAACCCGGACTCGAATTTCTACTCTTATCCATTGCCCGTTATCCCCGTCATGGATGCGCACACTCAGACAATTATCCGCGTCGACCGTCCCGCAACAGGGGGTAAAGGCGATGGCTTGGCGGCACAAACATTCCAGGCCGACATCATCGGACATTGCAAACCATCCGAGTATGTACCCGAGTTGCTGCCAGAAGGCACTCGCCAAGACCTCAAGCCGTTGAATGTGGTCCAGCCGGATGGACCGTCCTTCAAAGTAACAGACGAATCCTTGGTGGAGTGGCAGCGATGGCGCTTTCGAGTGGCATTCAATCCACGAGAAGGAGCTACGATACATGATGTCTGGTACGATGGTCGCAGCGTAATGCACCGTCTGGCGATAAGTGAAATGGTAAGACCACTTTTTCCGACGCGATTCCCCCTTGTACTGCCACAGCGAATGCGAAGCTGACAGTCGCTCATCTTGGGTTTCACTCAGACTGTACCATACGCCGACCCTCGGCCACCATTTCATCGGAAGCAGGCTTTTGATTTCGGTGATGGCGGTGGCGGAAACATGGCGAACAACCTGTCGTTGGGTTGTGACTGCCTTGGTGTGATCAAATACTTTGACGCGGTGATCACACAGGCAGATGGCACCGCTCAGAAACTGCCCAATGCTATCTGCTTACACGAACAGGATAATGGGATCGGATGGAAACACTCCAATTGGCGTACGGGTCGGGCTGTGGTCACACGGCACCGCGAACTGGTCATCCagttcatcatcactttGGCCAACTACGAGTACATCTTTGCGTACAAATTTGACCAGTCCGGTGGTATCACCGTGGAATCGCGGGCGACGGGCATTCTCAATGTGGTCAACATTGATGATGGCAAGACGAGCGAGTATGGTAACGTCGTCAGCGGTGGAGTCCTTGCGCAAAACCATCAGCACATTTTCTGCGTCCGTATGGATCCGGCCATCGATGGAACGAACAATTCAGTTATGGTCGAAGAGTCGCATCCCGTCCCTATGAATGCGGCGACCAACCCTCACGGGAATCTCTACCAGGTCAACAAAAAGACCGTCGACCAAGCCACCTTCATAGATGCCGCCCCTCACCTCAACCGTACAATCAAGATGGTCAACCCACACAAACTCAACCCGATCAGTGGGAATCCCGTCGGGTACAAGTTCATTCCCCTCGCGACACAATTGCTCCTGGCGGACCCCAAATCTGTGCAGGCTCGTCGCGCACAATTTGCCCAGCATCACGTTTGGGTGACCAGGCACCGTGATGGCGAGCTTTATGCTGGTGGACGCTATACATTGCAGAGTCAGCATGAGGTCGAGGGAGTGGCTGATGCGGCGCGTCGCGGGGATCGCGTGTCCGACACAGATGTTGTCATCTGGAACACGTTTGGCATCACTCATAATCCGCGCGTAGAGGATTGGCCAGTGATGCCGGTCGAGATCTTCCAGTTGATGATTCGACCAGCCGACTTCTTCACGGCTAATCCATCAATCGATGTGCCATCCAGTCGGAACGGTTCATCGCGGCTAGTGGATTCGGAATGTTGCCAAAAGGCTCGTATATAATAGACAGACTCTGCGCGGCCAATTCCTGTTGCATCGCCATCTCGGACTTGCTTGAGGCAGGAATGGGTACATACGTATATGGGTCGGGTATTTCAAGGCAACAGGGCCAGTCTTTACCTGGTCTGATAGTTTTTGAGGTCTGGCATTACCGCCGTACCCCATCCATACCTACCTCATCTTTGAAAGTTGCAAGCGAGTTTCTAGAATAAACGGTAATCCCTACCTACCTGCCTTGCAATGACTGCCGTACTATGAACACGCAGGTTGCGAGCTGTACCTTCTTCCGAAGACGCAGAGTAAACGTTACGTGTTCACGTATATCTTACCATTCGTCCAGCGGTCTCAAAAGAGACCCAACCAAAGCGGAACCTACACGGTCCTTGGCTAGTAAATACCCGCAAATAAATATACAGAACATCAACGGTCCAGTCCACAACTCCACATCACAGGCTATTCGACTTGAGCGAAGAAAGTCGTCGGTACAATGTGCcggggaagggagggggagggggtgtCAACCCGACAGTATGAAATCCCTGCGATGCGGTCCATTCCACCAGGAGTTCACATCATCCAGACTCACAAAACGAGTGGCTTGGCGGGTGTTTGGGGCTGAGGACGCTTGGCAAGGAACATTGCCCGCGGGCTCGCCCCGTGCCACTGCTTTGAAGCCGTCATTTACGAAGCACGAATGCCTGGCAACGCCTGGCGTGTGCGAATTTCGATGTAACTGGATATTCTTAATGATCCCGGTGCAAGTAGATCCAGAGCGAACATTGGAAATCGAATGACTTGCCAAGGCCGATCCATGAGGCCGGATGCCAGAACAAGGGTGCGCGCTGGGCAAAACCCACTGTCCTTATGCGCCCCGCCTTAGCTGGTTCTTCACCTTATCTCCAAATAGAGTCCATGTCTTGATACGAAGGCCCCTCTCTCGAGATAGCGCCGCCAGCAAAGTTATGAGTGCATGGGTCCAGAACGCGCCGCTGCAGACACGAGGCATGACGGGTGGGGGCTGAGACTAGCGTTACATTGTTAAAGCGCAGACCGCGAACTGGACACGATGGCAGGCATTAGGTAGATCCGGTCAGTCGATGTGAACGAATCGTCATCTGACCCCGAGCAGTCTCGATGGGTGCAATGGAGCGAGTGTTTCCACGTCTGCTCAAATCACTCTGCTCTCATGTATTCGTTCAGTGCTATCAAAGATGTTCTCATTTAGCAATCGTCCGCCTCAGCTGCCCGTTCCGGGCAAACGTTACCGAATCACTAGCGCCAGATGTGATGGTCATTGGTTGCCGCCGACCTAATCCTGGCCAGCTGGGCAAGCCCGAATCTCCCGTCTGACTGCAGGTCACATGGAGTGACGTGCTCGTATCGGGCGAAGTCAAGCGAGGAATGGCTTTCAGCCTTGGCCGTTGCTGGATGAGACCCTCTGGGTGCATTCTGTCTTCTCCTCCAACTCGCCTTCAAGTTGGTTGTGTACGGTTTTGTTCGTTCCGAGAATGGTATGTTGAGACTCATGGTCCCGAATGTTTTCAAAGATCTCACAGTCGGTGCAGGATTCGACAGAATGGGAGTTACCATTCCTGCAAGAGGTATACACTCCTCGAGAAGCTCACAAAATAGAGTCAGTAGATCTCCAGAGACCCCGTGGGGCGGAAAGAACCTTCCACAGCTAACCTCACTCGCGACAGCTTCGTTTTCGTCCACGGTCTGAATCCACGCGGTCGGAATGATCATCCGTTTCAGACTTGGACTCATGCAAATGGCAAGTTCTGGCCAAGAGACTTTCTCGCGGAGGATATTCCCTATGCGCGCATCTTTGTCTATGGGTATAATTCAAGCGTCACCAATCCGCAGAGCATGTCGACGGCGAGCATCAAGGACCATGCCAATACATTGCTCAACCTATTAGACATGGAGCGAGTTCCACAGTCGGTACGTGTCTGCTCTGACCCCTGCGATTTTTGCCAGTTGATAGAGTTCTAACAAAAGAGGATAAAGCAATCAATGCCCCCGAAGATTATCTTCATCGGCCATAGCTTGGGGGGTCTAGTGATTAAACAGGTAGGGATATCACCCACCATGCGCTGGGTAAATGAGGCGCTCACTTTGGTTCTCAATATTTTGCTGGTCACAGGCATTACTTAATGCAAAAGAAGACCCCAAGTACGGCTCGATCCGAACCGCAACTTCTGGCCTGGTCTTTTTCGGTACGCCTCATCGGGGAGCCAAAGCAGTTGAGCTGGGTAAGATCGCAGCACGAGTGGCCCGTTTTGTCTCTACGGGTCATGCAAGCAACGATCTGCTGAATTGCTTGGAGCATAACTCCTTGTTTACGCGGCAGATGAGCGATCGCTTTCGGCATCAACTCGAAGACTATCGAGTTGTCAGCTTCATTGAAGGAAAAGAAGTGCTGCTCGCAGGGGCGGGTCCAGCTTCTGTCAGTCATGTAAGTAACAACTCTGTTTGTTCTCGAGGAGCACTTGGGTTTGGCCTGCTCGGTGTCGGCATCTTGGCTCATGAAATATGGATTACAGCTGGTAGTGGAGGAAGAATCGGCGGTGCTGGGTCTATCAGGTCTTCGGGAAACGCAGCTCAAACTCGATGCCGATCACTCCCAGATGTGCAAAGTGGGATCCCGTGGCCCAATGTACCGACTTATCAAGGGCAACATCAAACAACTTGTTGACCAAGCTCTGTTGTCCGAGCAAGGCTTCATTCCGCAGCCCTCGCCAGTCCCACAGGCGGGCAATGGTGGCCCTCCACCTCTCCCACCGCGGTTGCACTCCAACAGCAGCGCGCCATATTCTCCACCTTCTGGGCGGGCAATCGAGTCTGGACCAAAAGTGGTTGGAGCGCTGTTTGCGCCCCTGGACAAGGACCCGCGATCGATCAGGTCTGCCGAGCTAAAAAATGGCGGCAAATGGGACGACGCCCGAACTCTGGACTACGAGATCTTTCAAGAACATCTGCAGTTGCTTGGTGCCGACCACGCCAGCACCCTGACGGCAGCATATCAGCTGGCGGAGATTGAGCTTCAAGCAAATTACTTTGAAAAGGCCAGTGAATGGTGCCAGTGGGTGACGGACAATTCACGTCGCGTGTTTGGGAATCAGCACCCGCTACCCATCCGCGCCGAGAGTCTAATGAGCGAGATCGTGTGCCATCGCGGTCAGTATCAGGAAGCCGAGTCAGTTGCCGCCAACGCGCTTGCGCGTCAACAGATGAGCATTGGTGAAGACCATCTGGACACATTGGAGACGCGACGGCGTTTGGCTCTGGCGTATAACCTCCTGGGTCGCAAGGATAGCGCCGTCCAAGCTGCCAAGAAGCTGACTGACTCCCTGCGGCGATTGCTGGGCGAGAAGCACATCAGGGTGATCTCCGCCGTGCTCGATACCTTGGAATACACGACTTGGATCCAGGGACAGGAGACAATTGTGTCGCATCTTATATTATCTCAGGAACTAAAGGAGGCATTTGAGCTA
Proteins encoded in this window:
- a CDS encoding Copper amine oxidase 1, which produces MIHPLAILSETETNLARDVVREAHPDTVIDFREIFLQEPPKAQLMEFLMVEHAGRLSPTTPRPPRWALCQYDVIGSDRIPQFHESIVDVVNSKRVKHTVVGKQHHASLTLSEFDVLVDRCMSSELFQAALAEFRLPDGFEVVIEPWPYGGLDDTDENRRYFQGLCFARDTRSGNPDSNFYSYPLPVIPVMDAHTQTIIRVDRPATGGKGDGLAAQTFQADIIGHCKPSEYVPELLPEGTRQDLKPLNVVQPDGPSFKVTDESLVEWQRWRFRVAFNPREGATIHDVWYDGRSVMHRLAISEMSLILGFTQTVPYADPRPPFHRKQAFDFGDGGGGNMANNLSLGCDCLGVIKYFDAVITQADGTAQKLPNAICLHEQDNGIGWKHSNWRTGRAVVTRHRELVIQFIITLANYEYIFAYKFDQSGGITVESRATGILNVVNIDDGKTSEYGNVVSGGVLAQNHQHIFCVRMDPAIDGTNNSVMVEESHPVPMNAATNPHGNLYQVNKKTVDQATFIDAAPHLNRTIKMVNPHKLNPISGNPVGYKFIPLATQLLLADPKSVQARRAQFAQHHVWVTRHRDGELYAGGRYTLQSQHEVEGVADAARRGDRVSDTDVVIWNTFGITHNPRVEDWPVMPVEIFQLMIRPADFFTANPSIDVPSSRNGSSRLVDSECCQKARI